Within Limisalsivibrio acetivorans, the genomic segment GTCACGTGTTAAGGCGCTGAACCGGATGGAGAAAAAGGAAAAGCTGGATGAGATAAAGGAGCTGGACTTCTCCTTCAGATACAAGGACTACAAGGGTAAAGAGGCTCTCTCGGCAAAGAATATTACCTTCGGATACAAACCGGATGAGCCGCTCATCAAGGATTTCAGCATAACGATAGGCAACGGTGAGCGTGTCGGGATAATCGGAAAGAATGGTAAGGGTAAGACAACACTTCTTAAGATACTCGCAGGAGTCCTGAACCCCGATTCAGGCGAAGTCCTGTACAATAACGGTATAGAAAAGGGCTTCTACGAGCAGACAAACGTAAAGAGCCTTGATGAGCGAAAGAGCATCGAGGAGGAGCTGATGGATTCCCATACCGATGTCGAGCGTCAGCTTGCACGCGATATCGCAGGTACGATGATGTTCGAAGGGGAGGAGGCGCTCAAGAAGATCGGCGTTCTATCAGGCGGGGAGAAGAGCCGTGTTATGCTCGGCAAGCTCCTTGCAACCCCTTTGAATTTCCTGCTCCTGGATGAGCCAACAAACCATCTCGATATGCAGTCCTCCGACTCCCTCCTTGAGGCGCTGGATGCTTTCAGGGGGACAATGCTTCTGATTACCCACAATGAGATGTTCCTCCATGCCCTGGTTGACAGGCTTATAGTCTTCAAAAACGGAGAAGTAACAGTTTTCGAAGGAACATATTCCGATTTCCTCGAGAAAGAGGGGTGGGGTGATGAGGATGACGAGCCGGCAAAGGAGACAAAGCCCACAGGCTCCGACGGCAAGCTTACCAAAAAGGAACTGCGCAGGAGGCGTTCTGAGGTTATCACAGAGCGCAACAATGTCCTTAAGCCTCTGCAAAAGAGTGTTGAAGAGCTTGAGAGCAGGATTTCCGCCCTTGAAAACGATGTGGAGAGGATAAACGCCGAGATGATAGAGGCCTCCGAGAAGGGGGAGGGTGAGCGTATTGGTGAACTCTCCAAGGCGCTTAACAGCACCGAAGCGGAGATAGAGGAGTTGTTTGATACCCTCGCCGAGGATACGGAGCGGCTTGAGACACTTTCGGAGGAGTACGAGGCCAGGCTGGCTGAGCTTGGTGATTAGTCGCCGGACACTACCCTGTTTTTGCCCGCTTTCTTTGCCTCATAGAGCCTGCTGTCCGCAAGGGCGATAACAGCTTCCTGCTTTTCAGCCTCAGATGAATGGGATACGCCTAAACTGCACGTGACATTCCTTCCCAGCGTTTCCATATGCCTTGCTTCTATACTTCTGCGTATCTTCTCAGCAAGCTCGGTTGTCTTTTCAAGGGGGAGTTCGGTTAGTACGATGAATTCTTCTCCTCCGTATCTCGCCGCAACCGATTCACCGGAGACCTCATCAATGGTTTCAGCAAAGGCCACTAGTACGTCATCACCCACATCGTGGCCGTGGTTGTCGTTAACAGATTTGAAGTTGTCTATATCCATCAATATAATGGAGTATTCACCTCTGTTTCTGGTTTCCCTAAGTATGTCGAAGAAACAGCGGCGGTTGTATAGACCTGTAAGATGATCGTGGTAGGCTATCTTCTCCATCTCATCAACAAGATACTTCATGTTTAAGTGTGTCTGGAAGCGGAGATAGAACTCCTCGATCTTGAAGGGTTTCATTATGAAATCGCTTATGCCCATCTGGAAGTAGAGGCGCATGAGCTCGGGGTCTTTGTCAGAAGTTATTGTTATCATGGGTGTTTTAAAGCCTGTGGCATCAACCTTAACCCCTTTGACAACATCGAGCCCCGTTTCATCGTTAAGCAGGTTGTGGTCGGTGATTATGATGTCGGGCTTGCGTGTGGTTTCTCTGTATCTGTTTATCGCTTCTGTGGCTGAATCGAAGGTTTCGCAGTCAGCCCCGATCCTGTTAACGAGTGTTTTCAGATATGAGCTGAGGGATATGCTGTCCTCCACAACGTAGGCGA encodes:
- a CDS encoding ABC-F family ATP-binding cassette domain-containing protein; the encoded protein is MITAENLSKGYGARTLFDEASFRINPGEKVGLVGRNGHGKTTLVRIITGEETPDDGGITFPKRYSVGYLKQHLDFTAPTVLEEGARGLKEDDKLDVWKVEKILSGLGFSEEDMQRHPSYFSGGYQVRLNLAKVLVSEPNMLLLDEPTNYLDITSIRWLEGFLNDWKGELILITHDRGFMDRVITHTLGIHRNKIRKIEGDTGKLYEQLAKEEEIYEKTRLNEEQKRKDMERFITRFRAKARLANLVQSRVKALNRMEKKEKLDEIKELDFSFRYKDYKGKEALSAKNITFGYKPDEPLIKDFSITIGNGERVGIIGKNGKGKTTLLKILAGVLNPDSGEVLYNNGIEKGFYEQTNVKSLDERKSIEEELMDSHTDVERQLARDIAGTMMFEGEEALKKIGVLSGGEKSRVMLGKLLATPLNFLLLDEPTNHLDMQSSDSLLEALDAFRGTMLLITHNEMFLHALVDRLIVFKNGEVTVFEGTYSDFLEKEGWGDEDDEPAKETKPTGSDGKLTKKELRRRRSEVITERNNVLKPLQKSVEELESRISALENDVERINAEMIEASEKGEGERIGELSKALNSTEAEIEELFDTLAEDTERLETLSEEYEARLAELGD
- a CDS encoding GGDEF domain-containing response regulator; amino-acid sequence: MNKALIVENSKVIATHMKHVFDELKLESIILHTGEEAMEVLENIEPVIITISGVLEDTRGIDLCWNIKTKEHLEKSQVIILSSEDSPKAREEAFSAGAVAFIQKNNALTNLKYVVQNLTKNALSNRIHSPLAYVVEDSISLSSYLKTLVNRIGADCETFDSATEAINRYRETTRKPDIIITDHNLLNDETGLDVVKGVKVDATGFKTPMITITSDKDPELMRLYFQMGISDFIMKPFKIEEFYLRFQTHLNMKYLVDEMEKIAYHDHLTGLYNRRCFFDILRETRNRGEYSIILMDIDNFKSVNDNHGHDVGDDVLVAFAETIDEVSGESVAARYGGEEFIVLTELPLEKTTELAEKIRRSIEARHMETLGRNVTCSLGVSHSSEAEKQEAVIALADSRLYEAKKAGKNRVVSGD